A portion of the Leptospira kanakyensis genome contains these proteins:
- a CDS encoding CAP domain-containing protein: MNFFTKTNFFTTQLRTITIIFVFSSFSFVCKTPEVKKAPVVEEKKPEPVEKVVEAQDPKLAFLESIEDGRELPESDKWKVEQYDVFTEDTFPSYAPANTNIDFAKVDYPLLNAAIFYVSSKERKNLGLRPFKYSEKCEQAAFGHAQDMVTYDFYSHTSTVNGKETLRDRLDLVGITDTYSAENIINSFGIQYQGGRAVFTPAQNGGAFFSYTKAGAPIPNHTYLSLAKAVVETWFNSPGHRKNILNPEFSYMGAGTSFYKDKKFYDIDKVKAVQVFTAKP; encoded by the coding sequence ATGAACTTTTTTACCAAAACAAACTTTTTCACAACTCAACTTAGAACAATAACCATTATTTTTGTTTTTAGTTCCTTTTCTTTTGTTTGTAAAACTCCTGAAGTCAAAAAAGCTCCTGTTGTTGAGGAGAAAAAACCGGAACCAGTTGAAAAAGTAGTCGAAGCACAAGATCCTAAATTAGCATTTTTAGAAAGTATAGAAGATGGTAGAGAACTTCCCGAATCTGATAAATGGAAGGTAGAACAGTATGATGTATTCACAGAAGATACTTTCCCTTCTTATGCTCCAGCAAATACAAATATTGATTTCGCAAAAGTCGATTATCCACTGTTAAATGCTGCAATCTTTTATGTAAGTTCTAAAGAAAGAAAAAATCTGGGTTTGCGTCCGTTTAAGTATTCTGAAAAATGTGAACAGGCGGCCTTTGGCCATGCTCAAGACATGGTCACTTATGATTTTTATTCGCATACTAGTACAGTGAATGGAAAGGAAACTTTACGAGATCGTTTGGATTTGGTAGGAATCACAGATACTTACTCTGCAGAAAATATTATCAATTCATTTGGAATACAATACCAAGGAGGGAGGGCGGTTTTTACACCTGCGCAAAATGGGGGAGCTTTTTTCAGTTATACAAAAGCAGGAGCGCCCATTCCCAATCATACTTATTTAAGTTTGGCAAAAGCTGTCGTTGAAACTTGGTTTAATTCGCCAGGTCATAGAAAAAATATTCTCAATCCAGAATTTTCTTATATGGGCGCGGGCACTTCCTTTTATAAAGATAAAAAGTTTTATGATATTGATAAGGTAAAAGCTGTACAAGTTTTCACAGCAAAACCTTAA
- a CDS encoding PAS domain S-box protein: MDINEFYFLAKLAAELTDSKISLITILEEKEPKSIAEYGILLDQIPSFVSLSVELLGNTKDLVVFENLELEPNFKSTHPTLKNFPIQFFIGIPLLSKGKEGILLGFLLVFDEKSKVLNENQMKLLKEISLRVLDLISQKQNELPISELILQGRNPGDSALSVYGSNEAITEIKKIERELRASEAAFRGNFDNAAIGMALLDEHGKWLRVNQRVCEIVGYTESELMQLTFQDITHPEDLLADLTYLEELVADKRKFYQMEKRYFHKNGDIVYIILAVSMVKNDEGKVLYFVSQIIDITEWKLVEQKLKITLAKNQAILDASTLVAIISTDTEGIITEFNHGAEKMLGYYAAELIGKFTPQIFHIEKEVEKRGKLLSSEYNRQFEGFEILTYNAKIGKPNTLEWIHKRKDGSTFPVLLSITAVKQNDKISGYLGMAVDISELKKAEAEIKSLLDITSEQNNRLKNFTNIVSHNLRSHSFGISGMMDILQRTYPDYFQNEMMSLLLGATENLKRTIEDLTAVIKVNLAQENYELIDIEQVVQKNLESLALQILESKLKVEVNLQDQCFVRVIPAYLDSIVLNLITNAIKYKAKDRDSFLRISGIRKNRFIEVQFEDNGQGIDLKKHGDKLFGMYKTFHENKEARGVGLFILKSQIETMGGKIEVESTVGLGTKFTVFLPYE; encoded by the coding sequence TTGGACATCAATGAATTTTATTTTTTGGCAAAACTTGCAGCGGAATTAACTGATTCAAAAATTTCGTTAATCACGATCCTAGAGGAAAAGGAACCAAAATCGATTGCTGAATATGGAATTTTGTTGGATCAAATTCCTTCTTTCGTATCTTTATCTGTCGAATTGTTGGGTAACACAAAAGATCTTGTTGTTTTTGAAAACTTAGAGTTAGAACCAAATTTTAAATCCACACATCCAACGTTAAAAAATTTCCCGATTCAATTCTTTATTGGGATTCCTTTGCTTTCAAAAGGAAAGGAGGGAATCCTTCTAGGTTTTCTTTTGGTTTTTGATGAGAAATCAAAAGTTTTGAACGAAAACCAAATGAAATTACTTAAAGAAATTTCTTTGAGAGTTTTGGATCTGATCAGCCAAAAACAAAATGAATTACCCATTAGCGAATTGATTTTGCAAGGAAGGAATCCTGGTGATTCCGCTTTATCTGTATATGGATCTAACGAAGCAATCACTGAAATCAAAAAAATAGAAAGGGAACTGCGAGCTAGTGAAGCTGCCTTCCGTGGAAATTTTGATAATGCTGCGATTGGTATGGCTCTATTGGATGAACATGGCAAATGGCTCCGAGTGAATCAACGGGTTTGTGAAATTGTAGGTTATACAGAATCAGAACTCATGCAGTTGACTTTTCAGGACATCACTCATCCTGAAGATTTGCTGGCCGATTTAACTTATTTGGAAGAACTAGTCGCTGACAAACGAAAGTTTTATCAGATGGAAAAAAGATATTTTCATAAAAATGGAGATATCGTGTACATCATTTTAGCTGTATCGATGGTAAAAAATGATGAAGGTAAAGTTCTTTATTTCGTATCTCAAATCATAGATATCACAGAATGGAAGTTAGTTGAACAAAAACTTAAAATTACCTTAGCAAAAAACCAAGCTATTTTGGATGCCAGTACACTTGTTGCCATCATTAGTACTGATACAGAAGGTATTATCACCGAATTCAATCATGGTGCTGAAAAAATGTTGGGATATTACGCAGCTGAACTCATTGGAAAGTTCACACCTCAGATTTTTCATATAGAAAAGGAAGTTGAAAAGAGAGGAAAGTTACTTTCCAGTGAATACAATCGGCAATTTGAAGGATTTGAGATATTAACTTACAATGCAAAAATTGGAAAACCAAATACCTTAGAATGGATACATAAACGAAAGGATGGATCTACATTTCCCGTTCTTTTGTCTATTACTGCAGTCAAACAAAACGATAAAATTTCTGGTTATCTTGGCATGGCGGTTGATATTTCTGAACTTAAAAAAGCAGAAGCAGAAATCAAATCATTGCTCGACATTACTAGCGAACAAAACAATCGGTTAAAAAACTTCACAAACATTGTTTCTCATAATCTAAGATCTCATAGTTTTGGAATTAGTGGAATGATGGATATACTCCAAAGAACATATCCCGATTATTTTCAGAATGAAATGATGTCTTTGTTACTCGGAGCTACAGAAAATTTAAAACGTACGATTGAAGATTTGACCGCAGTCATTAAGGTGAATTTAGCTCAGGAAAATTATGAGTTGATCGACATTGAACAAGTAGTTCAGAAAAATTTAGAAAGTTTGGCCCTTCAAATTTTAGAATCAAAATTAAAAGTCGAAGTGAACTTACAGGACCAATGTTTTGTGCGTGTGATTCCAGCCTATTTGGATAGTATTGTTTTAAATTTAATCACCAATGCCATCAAATACAAAGCAAAGGATCGAGATAGTTTTCTAAGAATCTCCGGAATTCGTAAAAATCGATTCATAGAAGTTCAATTTGAGGACAATGGCCAAGGAATTGATCTAAAAAAACATGGAGATAAACTCTTCGGCATGTA